A region of Frederiksenia canicola DNA encodes the following proteins:
- the rpmJ gene encoding 50S ribosomal protein L36: protein MKVRASVKKLCRNCKIVKREGVVRVICSDAKHKQRQG, encoded by the coding sequence ATGAAAGTTCGTGCTTCAGTTAAGAAATTATGTCGTAACTGCAAAATTGTTAAACGTGAAGGTGTTGTTCGCGTAATTTGCAGCGATGCTAAACACAAACAACGTCAAGGTTAA
- the araD gene encoding L-ribulose-5-phosphate 4-epimerase has product MLKELRERVLQANLELPKYGLVTFTWGNVSEIDRETGLVAIKPSGVEYDVMTVDDIVIVDLQGNRVWGDKKPSSDTPTHLELYRQFPGIGGVVHTHSRHAVGWAQAGEDILALGTTHGDYFYGSVPCTRKMTPAEIAGEYELETGKVIVETFQKRGINPNMVPGVLVHSHGPFTWGKDGHNAVHNSVVLEEVAYMNFCSKLIRPNVQAMQQELLDKHYLRKHGKNAYYGQ; this is encoded by the coding sequence ATGTTAAAAGAATTAAGAGAACGTGTTTTACAAGCGAATTTAGAACTACCTAAATACGGTTTAGTCACTTTCACTTGGGGCAATGTGAGTGAGATTGATCGTGAAACAGGCTTAGTAGCGATCAAGCCCTCTGGCGTAGAATACGATGTGATGACCGTTGATGACATCGTGATCGTCGATCTACAAGGTAATCGTGTGTGGGGTGATAAAAAACCATCTTCCGATACGCCAACCCATTTGGAACTCTACCGTCAATTCCCAGGCATTGGCGGCGTGGTACATACCCACTCTCGTCACGCCGTAGGCTGGGCACAAGCGGGTGAAGACATTCTTGCACTAGGTACCACTCACGGTGACTATTTCTACGGTTCCGTGCCTTGCACCCGTAAAATGACCCCTGCGGAAATTGCAGGCGAGTATGAATTAGAAACAGGCAAAGTGATTGTTGAGACTTTCCAAAAACGAGGTATCAATCCAAATATGGTACCTGGCGTGTTGGTACATTCCCACGGACCATTCACATGGGGCAAAGATGGACACAATGCCGTACATAATTCCGTGGTGCTAGAAGAAGTTGCCTATATGAATTTCTGTAGCAAACTCATTCGTCCAAATGTACAGGCCATGCAGCAAGAACTGCTCGATAAACATTACTTACGCAAACACGGTAAAAATGCGTATTATGGGCAGTAA
- the rpsK gene encoding 30S ribosomal protein S11: MAKTPVRARKRVKKQIADGVAHIHASFNNTIVTITDRQGNALAWATAGGSGFRGSRKSTPFAAQVAAERCAEVVKEFGLKNLEVMVKGPGPGRESTIRALNAAGFRITNITDVTPIPHNGCRPPKKRRV, translated from the coding sequence ATGGCTAAAACACCAGTTCGTGCACGTAAACGTGTAAAAAAACAGATCGCAGATGGCGTAGCTCATATCCACGCATCTTTCAATAACACAATCGTAACCATTACTGACCGTCAAGGTAATGCTCTTGCTTGGGCAACCGCTGGTGGTTCAGGTTTCCGTGGTTCTCGTAAATCAACCCCATTCGCAGCTCAAGTGGCAGCAGAGCGTTGTGCTGAAGTTGTTAAAGAGTTTGGTTTAAAGAATTTAGAAGTTATGGTTAAAGGTCCGGGTCCAGGTCGTGAATCTACAATTCGTGCATTAAATGCAGCGGGTTTCCGTATCACGAATATTACTGACGTGACTCCGATTCCTCATAACGGTTGTCGTCCACCGAAAAAACGTCGCGTATAA
- the rpsD gene encoding 30S ribosomal protein S4 — MARYLGPKLKLSRREGTDLFLKSGVRAIESKCKIDTAPGQHGARKPRLSDYGSQLREKQKVRRMYGILERQFRNYYKEANRLKGNTGENLLVLLEGRLDNVVYRMGFAATRAEARQLVSHKSIVVNGRVVNIPSYQVSVDDVIAVREKSKKQARIKASLELATQREKPTWLEVDATKMEGVFKRTPERSDLSADINEHLIVELYSK, encoded by the coding sequence ATGGCAAGATATTTGGGTCCAAAGCTCAAGCTAAGCCGTCGTGAAGGTACTGATTTATTCCTTAAATCAGGTGTTCGCGCGATCGAGTCAAAATGTAAAATTGATACAGCACCTGGTCAACACGGTGCTCGTAAACCTCGCTTATCTGACTACGGTAGTCAGCTTCGTGAGAAACAAAAAGTTCGCCGTATGTATGGTATTTTGGAGCGTCAATTCCGTAATTACTATAAAGAAGCTAACCGTTTAAAAGGCAATACCGGTGAGAACTTATTAGTATTGTTAGAGGGTCGTTTAGATAACGTCGTTTACCGTATGGGTTTTGCTGCAACTCGTGCAGAAGCACGTCAGCTTGTTAGCCATAAATCTATTGTTGTAAACGGTCGCGTTGTAAATATCCCTTCTTATCAGGTTTCTGTTGATGATGTAATCGCAGTACGTGAGAAATCTAAAAAACAAGCACGTATCAAAGCGTCATTAGAGCTAGCGACACAACGTGAAAAACCAACTTGGTTAGAAGTTGATGCGACAAAAATGGAAGGTGTATTCAAACGTACTCCTGAACGTTCTGATCTATCAGCAGATATTAATGAACATCTGATCGTTGAGCTATACTCTAAATAA
- the rplQ gene encoding 50S ribosomal protein L17: MRHRKSGRQLNRNSSHRQAMFRNMAAALIGHEIIKTTLPKAKELRRVVEPLITLAKVDSVANRRLAFARTRNVETVAKLFNELGPRFANRAGGYTRILKCGFRAGDNAPMAYIELVERPEVAAEEAVAE; the protein is encoded by the coding sequence ATGCGCCATCGTAAGAGTGGACGTCAATTAAACCGTAACAGCAGCCATCGTCAAGCGATGTTCCGTAATATGGCAGCAGCGTTAATTGGTCACGAAATTATCAAAACTACGTTACCAAAAGCGAAAGAGTTACGTCGTGTAGTTGAGCCGTTAATTACTTTAGCAAAAGTTGATAGCGTTGCTAATCGCCGTTTAGCTTTTGCTCGTACTCGCAACGTTGAAACAGTTGCTAAATTATTCAATGAATTAGGTCCACGTTTTGCAAATCGTGCAGGTGGTTACACTCGCATTTTAAAATGTGGTTTCCGTGCAGGCGATAACGCACCAATGGCATACATTGAGTTAGTTGAACGCCCAGAAGTTGCAGCTGAAGAAGCAGTAGCGGAATAA
- a CDS encoding DNA-directed RNA polymerase subunit alpha, translating into MQGSVTEFLKPHLVNIEQISSTHAKVTLEPLERGFGHTLGNALRRILLSSMPGCAVTEVEIDGVLHEYSSKEGVQEDILEVLLNLKGLAVKVQNKDDIILTLTKSGIGPVTAADITHDGDVEIVNPDHIICHLTDKNASINMRIRVQRGRGYVPASARVHLQDDDRPIGRLLVDARFSPVDRIAYNVEAARVEQRTDLDKLVIEMETNGTLDPEEAIRRAATILAEQLAAFVDLRDVRQPEVKEEKPEFDPILLRPVDDLELTVRSANCLKAETIHYIGDLVQRTEVELLKTPNLGKKSLTEIKDVLASRGLSLGMRLENWPPASIAED; encoded by the coding sequence ATGCAGGGTTCTGTGACAGAATTTTTAAAGCCACATTTAGTGAATATTGAACAAATCAGTTCAACTCACGCCAAAGTGACCTTAGAGCCGTTAGAGCGTGGTTTCGGCCATACATTAGGTAACGCACTTCGTCGCATTTTACTTTCGTCTATGCCTGGTTGTGCAGTTACAGAAGTAGAAATTGATGGTGTATTACATGAATACAGCAGCAAAGAAGGCGTACAAGAAGATATTCTTGAAGTATTGTTAAACCTTAAAGGTCTAGCGGTAAAAGTTCAAAATAAAGATGATATTATTTTGACGCTCACTAAATCTGGAATTGGCCCTGTAACTGCAGCCGACATTACACACGATGGTGATGTTGAAATTGTAAATCCTGACCATATTATTTGCCACTTAACCGATAAAAACGCATCAATCAATATGCGTATTCGTGTTCAGCGTGGTCGTGGTTATGTGCCAGCTTCTGCTCGTGTACATTTACAAGATGATGATCGCCCAATCGGTCGCTTATTAGTGGATGCACGCTTCAGCCCAGTAGATCGCATTGCTTATAATGTGGAAGCTGCTCGTGTTGAACAGCGTACAGACTTAGATAAGCTAGTTATTGAGATGGAAACCAATGGAACATTAGATCCAGAGGAAGCAATCCGTCGTGCTGCAACGATTTTAGCTGAACAGTTAGCTGCATTCGTTGATCTGCGTGATGTTCGTCAGCCAGAAGTAAAAGAAGAAAAACCGGAATTTGATCCAATTCTTCTTCGTCCAGTAGATGACTTAGAGCTGACAGTTCGTTCTGCTAACTGTTTGAAAGCAGAGACAATTCACTATATCGGTGATTTAGTCCAACGTACAGAAGTTGAGTTGTTAAAAACACCTAACCTTGGTAAGAAATCGCTTACTGAGATTAAAGATGTTCTCGCTTCTCGTGGTCTATCACTGGGTATGCGCCTTGAGAATTGGCCTCCAGCAAGCATTGCTGAAGACTAA
- a CDS encoding L-ribulose-5-phosphate 3-epimerase — MRKHKLGIYEKALPKNISWQDRLSIAKACGFDFVEISIDETDERLARLDWSKKERLNLVKAIVNTGITIPSMCLSGHRRFPFGSRDEATRQKAYEIMEKAIQLAVDLGIRTIQLAGYDVYYEEQDKGTIERFQQGLEWAVELAASNQVTLAVEIMDTKFMSSISRWKKWDNIIKSPWFTVYPDLGNLSAWNDNVAEELKLGIDKISAIHLKDTYKVTETCQGQFRDVPFGDGCVDFVACFKTLAELNYRGAFLIEMWTEKAKEPIAEIINARRWIEQKMQEGGFQC, encoded by the coding sequence GTGAGAAAACACAAACTGGGGATTTATGAAAAAGCCCTTCCGAAAAATATCAGTTGGCAAGATAGACTTTCCATTGCCAAAGCCTGCGGGTTTGACTTTGTAGAGATCTCGATTGATGAGACTGATGAGCGACTCGCCCGTTTAGACTGGAGTAAAAAAGAACGTCTTAACTTAGTCAAAGCCATTGTCAATACCGGCATTACTATCCCTTCGATGTGCCTTTCTGGGCACCGTCGCTTCCCATTTGGTAGCCGTGATGAAGCCACTCGCCAAAAAGCTTATGAAATTATGGAAAAAGCCATTCAGCTGGCAGTTGATCTCGGCATTCGCACCATTCAATTAGCGGGTTACGATGTCTATTACGAAGAACAAGACAAAGGTACCATTGAACGTTTTCAACAAGGTTTAGAATGGGCGGTTGAATTAGCGGCGAGCAATCAAGTTACCCTTGCAGTTGAAATTATGGATACTAAATTTATGAGTTCCATTTCTCGCTGGAAAAAATGGGACAACATCATCAAATCCCCTTGGTTTACCGTCTATCCAGATTTGGGAAATCTTTCCGCGTGGAATGACAACGTTGCTGAAGAACTCAAGCTCGGCATCGACAAAATTTCCGCTATTCATCTCAAAGACACTTACAAAGTCACCGAAACTTGCCAAGGCCAATTCCGTGATGTGCCATTTGGTGATGGCTGCGTAGATTTTGTGGCTTGCTTCAAGACCTTAGCAGAACTGAACTACCGTGGTGCATTCTTAATTGAAATGTGGACAGAAAAAGCCAAAGAGCCAATCGCTGAAATCATCAACGCTCGCCGTTGGATCGAACAAAAAATGCAAGAAGGGGGTTTCCAATGTTAA
- the rpsM gene encoding 30S ribosomal protein S13 → MARIAGINIPDQKHTVIALTAIYGIGKTRAKAICAATGIAEDVKIRELSEEQIEKLREEVGKFTVEGDLRREVTLSIKRLLDLGCYRGLRHRRSLPVRGQRTKTNARTRKGPRKPIKK, encoded by the coding sequence GTGGCCCGTATTGCAGGCATTAACATTCCTGATCAAAAACACACCGTAATTGCACTAACTGCTATTTATGGCATCGGTAAAACTCGTGCAAAAGCAATTTGCGCTGCAACGGGTATTGCTGAAGATGTGAAGATCAGAGAATTGTCTGAAGAGCAGATTGAAAAACTGCGTGAAGAAGTTGGTAAATTTACTGTCGAAGGTGATTTACGTCGTGAAGTAACTTTAAGCATCAAGCGTCTTTTAGACCTAGGCTGCTACCGTGGTTTACGTCATCGTCGTAGTTTACCAGTACGTGGTCAACGTACTAAGACTAATGCGCGTACTCGCAAGGGTCCACGCAAACCGATCAAAAAATAA